The proteins below come from a single Sporosarcina sp. FSL K6-3457 genomic window:
- a CDS encoding AzlC family ABC transporter permease: MENNQFSAGLKAGTSIAIGYFPVALTFGLLAKTAGLSIVEATAMSIFVYAGAAQYMSLSLITYGVDPLLIIMNTFVVNIRHFLMTASLNEKMQPAKKSVKAIYAFGITDESFSVLATSKKGKIPTAFAFGVALIAYGSWVIFTAIGHVIGANLPLFLQAAMSIALYAMFIGLLVPSMKGNRKVVMLAGVAAVTHCLLYFLGVSTGWSILIATLVSSILIEVVYARRGKVTMYSQKEDA; encoded by the coding sequence ATGGAGAATAACCAGTTTTCAGCCGGATTGAAAGCCGGCACAAGTATCGCCATCGGCTACTTCCCCGTTGCGCTCACATTTGGACTCCTTGCGAAAACAGCGGGTTTGTCCATCGTCGAAGCAACGGCGATGAGTATTTTCGTCTATGCTGGCGCAGCGCAATATATGTCGTTAAGTTTGATTACATATGGTGTCGATCCGCTATTAATCATCATGAATACATTTGTCGTCAACATTCGACACTTTCTTATGACGGCTTCGCTTAACGAAAAGATGCAGCCTGCCAAGAAGTCGGTCAAAGCTATCTATGCTTTTGGCATTACGGACGAATCATTTTCCGTACTCGCGACAAGTAAAAAAGGCAAAATTCCAACCGCCTTTGCATTTGGTGTGGCGCTCATTGCCTATGGAAGCTGGGTTATTTTCACCGCCATTGGGCATGTCATCGGCGCCAATCTACCGCTTTTTTTACAAGCTGCGATGTCTATCGCACTCTATGCCATGTTCATCGGACTGCTCGTCCCTTCTATGAAAGGCAACCGAAAAGTAGTCATGCTGGCAGGCGTAGCGGCGGTTACCCATTGCTTGTTGTACTTCCTAGGCGTCTCAACAGGCTGGTCTATTTTAATCGCAACATTGGTCTCTTCTATTTTAATCGAAGTTGTTTATGCAAGACGTGGTAAAGTAACTATGTATAGCCAAAAGGAGGATGCATAA
- a CDS encoding AzlD domain-containing protein codes for MGPTYWWMLFGMALVTYIPRMIPLTFLDGKELPPIVSGVLRNIPYAVLGALIFPAVLFVQEGNILFGIIGAGVAFLIAILGGGVMSVVLGTIGVLAVYSLFM; via the coding sequence ATGGGACCAACTTATTGGTGGATGCTCTTTGGCATGGCACTCGTGACGTACATACCACGCATGATTCCGTTGACATTTTTGGATGGTAAAGAATTGCCACCTATCGTATCAGGTGTTTTGCGAAATATTCCCTATGCCGTCCTCGGCGCACTTATTTTCCCGGCAGTATTGTTCGTGCAGGAAGGCAATATTTTATTTGGCATCATTGGTGCTGGGGTTGCGTTTTTGATTGCGATTTTGGGAGGCGGCGTTATGTCCGTCGTTCTCGGCACAATTGGTGTGCTTGCTGTGTATAGCTTGTTTATGTGA
- a CDS encoding PDZ domain-containing protein, with protein MSENILFDVLQAVALFFLNPLFIVVLIIAVALGYFRVKRERRSFKVRLLPGLTELKQLLSESWLYALVLSIVISGAGLLVDPGWLVLFTMAALVGLVSFYYKIASPIYFVAVAFFALYVMGEYASAFTFRGWSPGQVDLLGELAITIPVIAGLLLVAEGLLIGRYATKYASPFLLETKRGLRAAVFKVKRLWLLPIVFVIPGDMISAYVPYWPQFTLGGNAFSFIPIPVIIGFSQVARSMYPDVLFPKIGRAVGWTGIAVICLGLAAMWQPILGWAALVIGVGCRAIISIVASLRERKGGFIAAPHPEGVMIAGILPNSPGEKMGLIAGECIRTVNGIQVNNEKELYDAIQINAAHCRMQVIDRNGEVRLMQQVIYRHDHHRLGLLVVR; from the coding sequence GGCAGTTGCACTATTTTTCTTAAATCCTTTATTCATAGTGGTGCTTATCATTGCTGTTGCTTTAGGGTATTTTCGTGTGAAACGTGAGCGACGGAGTTTCAAGGTTCGCTTGTTACCTGGGTTGACGGAGTTGAAGCAGCTTCTTTCGGAGTCGTGGTTGTATGCGCTTGTGCTGTCTATAGTGATTTCCGGGGCTGGGTTGTTGGTTGATCCGGGGTGGCTTGTTCTGTTTACGATGGCAGCGCTTGTCGGGCTTGTTTCTTTTTATTATAAAATAGCTTCGCCCATCTATTTTGTAGCTGTCGCTTTTTTTGCACTTTATGTTATGGGGGAATACGCGAGTGCGTTTACATTCCGGGGTTGGAGTCCGGGACAAGTGGACTTGCTTGGGGAATTGGCTATCACGATTCCAGTGATTGCAGGGTTATTGCTCGTTGCAGAGGGGCTGCTTATTGGCCGCTATGCTACGAAGTATGCGTCACCCTTTCTATTGGAGACGAAGCGTGGGCTGCGAGCTGCAGTGTTTAAGGTGAAACGACTTTGGCTATTGCCGATTGTATTTGTTATTCCAGGGGATATGATTTCAGCTTATGTCCCTTATTGGCCACAGTTTACACTTGGCGGAAATGCGTTCAGTTTTATTCCAATCCCAGTGATTATCGGATTTTCGCAAGTGGCACGTTCGATGTATCCAGATGTTTTATTCCCCAAAATAGGTCGTGCGGTTGGATGGACAGGTATTGCTGTTATTTGTCTAGGTCTTGCGGCAATGTGGCAACCTATTTTAGGGTGGGCTGCGTTGGTGATAGGCGTGGGCTGCCGGGCGATTATTTCGATTGTCGCTTCGCTTCGTGAACGGAAAGGTGGATTTATCGCTGCACCTCATCCAGAGGGAGTGATGATTGCGGGGATTTTACCGAATTCGCCAGGAGAGAAAATGGGCCTGATTGCCGGAGAATGTATTCGTACTGTCAATGGAATTCAAGTTAACAATGAGAAAGAGCTGTACGATGCTATTCAGATCAATGCTGCACATTGCCGTATGCAGGTGATTGACCGTAATGGGGAAGTGCGGCTGATGCAGCAAGTGATTTACAGGCATGATCATCATCGATTGGGTCTTCTCGTCGTGCGGTAA
- a CDS encoding CsbA family protein has translation MESFETKLMLALLLPGLLVIFFTRVTFHHIVGLILTVALIAASVYAGYTHNWLLYVADALSLTVGFWYATRMVTKARQHAKDE, from the coding sequence ATGGAGTCATTTGAAACAAAATTGATGTTAGCTCTTTTACTACCAGGGCTTCTTGTTATATTTTTTACACGGGTAACCTTTCACCATATCGTCGGCCTCATTTTGACGGTTGCTCTAATCGCTGCATCGGTCTATGCGGGCTATACGCATAATTGGCTGCTTTACGTGGCGGACGCGCTGTCACTAACGGTGGGCTTCTGGTATGCGACACGTATGGTCACTAAAGCCCGGCAACACGCTAAGGATGAATAA